The Caretta caretta isolate rCarCar2 chromosome 10, rCarCar1.hap1, whole genome shotgun sequence genome has a window encoding:
- the MAN2A2 gene encoding alpha-mannosidase 2x isoform X1, with protein MKLKKQVTVCGAAIFCVAVFSLYLMLDRVQHDPARHQSGGNFPRSQISVLQNRIEQLEQLLEENHEIISHIKESVLELTAHAEGQPLLLPYHTPNGSWVLPPESRPSFFSISPQDCQFALGSGGQKPDLQMLAVASVLPFDNQDGGVWKQGFDITYEPHEWDTEPLQVFVVPHSHNDPGWIKTFEKYYADQTQHILNSMVLKLREDPRRRFIWSEISFFSKWWDNISTQKRAAVRRLVGNGQLEMVTGGWVMPDEANSHYFAMIDQLIEGHQWLEKNIGVTPRSGWAVDPFGHSATMPYLLRRANLTSMLIQRVHYAIKKHFAATHNLEFMWRQTWDPDSSTDIFCHMMPFYSYDVPHTCGPDPKICCQFDFKRLPGGRINCPWKVPPRAITEANVAERAHLLLDQYRKKAKLFRSKVLLVPLGDDFRYDKPQEWDAQFLNYQRLFDFLNAHPGLHVQRTGIVPGMKPPGFPVLSGDFFSYADREDHYWTGYYTSRPFYKSLDRVLEAHLRGAEVLYSLALSHARHAGLDSRYPLSDYALLTEARRALGLFQHHDAITGTAKEAVVVDYGVRLLHSLVNLKRVISNAAHYLVLGDKEAYRYDPAGPFLGMDDMRLNQDSLPEKTVIKLDTSPRFVVLFNPLEQERLSVVSLLVSSPRVRVLSEEGQPLAVQLSAQWSSATDMVPDVYQVSIMTRLPALGLSVLQLYKSFDSHTTLMSSVHLHLHGRDLPVRPREVFPVRVVPATSDDFCLDNQHMQACFSGLTGLLQSVRWAGEEHKLSSEFLIYGTRSAKDKSGAYLFLPDGDAKPYAPKEPPVVRVTEGPFFSEVASYYQHVQQVVRLYNVPGVEGLSLDLSCLVDIRDHVNKEMALRLSTSIASEDTFFTDLNGFQIQPRRFLKKLPLQANFYPMPAMAYIQDKQSRLTLHTAQALGVSSLRSGQLEVILDRRLMQDDNRGLGQGLKDNKRTCNRFRLLLERRTTANKVQDSRPISFPSLLSHMTSMHLNAEVLAMPVTQEKPAPPALRSFQPFSGTVPCDFHILNLRTLQAEDESLPSAEMALILHRKGFDCGLEAKHLGFNCTTSQGKFSLGSLFHGLELGFLQPTSLTLMYPLGAASPNSTVIHMDPMEIATFRIHFG; from the exons ATGAAGCTGAAGAAGCAGGTGACAGTGTGCGGAGCTGCCATCTTCTGCGTGGCCGTCTTCTCCCTCTACCTGATGCTGGACCGAGTGCAGCACGACCCTGCCCGGCACCAGAGCGGGGGCAACTTCCCGCGG AGCCAGATCTCGGTGCTGCAGAACCGCAtcgagcagctggagcagctgctggaggagaacCACGAGATCATCAGCCACATCAAGGAGTCGGTGCTGGAGCTGACGGCCCATGCAGAGGGGCAGCCGCTGCTGCTGCCCTACCACACACCCAACGGGTCCTGGGTGCTGCCACCCGAGAGCCGGCCCAGCTTCTTCTCCATCTCCCCACAGGACTGCCAGTTCGCACTGGGGAGCGGGGGCCAGAAGCCAGACCTGCAG ATGCTGGCCGTGGCCTCGGTGCTGCCCTTTGATAACCAGGACGGCGGCGTGTGGAAGCAGGGCTTTGACATTACCTACGAGCCCCATGAGTGGGACACGGAGCCCCTGCAGGTGTTTGTGGTGCCACACTCCCATAACGATCCAG GCTGGATCAAGACCTTTGAGAAGTACTACGCAGACCAGACACAGCACATCCTGAACAGCATGGTGCTGAAACTGCGGGAGGACCCGCGCCGCCGCTTCATCTGGTCTGAGATCTCCTTCTTCTCCAAGTGGTGGGACAACATCAGCACCCAGAAACGGGCTGCGGTGCGCAG GCTGGTTGGCAATGGGCAGCTGGAGATGGTGACGGGCGGCTGGGTGATGCCCGACGAGGCCAATTCCCACTACTTCGCCATGATTGACCAGCTGATCGAGGGGCATCAGTGGCTGGAGAAGAACATCG GTGTGACCCCACGGTCTGGCTGGGCTGTCGACCCCTTTGGGCACAGCGCCACCATGCCCTACCTGCTGAGACGCGCCAACCTGACCAGCATGCTGATCCAGAGGGTACACTACGCCATCAAGAAGCACTTCGCTGCCACTCACAACCTGGAGTTCATGTGGAGACAGACCTGGG ACCCAGACTCCAGCACTGATATCTTCTGCCACATGATGCCCTTCTACAGCTACGATGTGCCCCACACCTGCGGCCCTGACCCCAAGATCTGCTGCCAGTTTGACTTCAAGCGCCTGCCTGGGGGCAGGATCAACTGTCCATGGAAGGTGCCCCCCCGAGCCATCACTGAGGCCAACGTGGCCGAACG GGCACACCTCTTGCTGGACCAGTACCGCAAGAAGGCCAAGCTGTTCCGCAGCAAGGTGCTGCTGGTGCCTCTGGGAGACGACTTCCGCTACGACAAGCCCCAGGAGTGGGACGCCCAGTTCCTCAACTACCAGCGCCTCTTCGACTTCCTCAACGCCCACCCCGGCCTGCACGTGCAG AGGACCGGGATCGTCCCTGGGATGAAGCCGCCCGGCTTCCCCGTGCTGAGTGGAGACTTCTTCTCCTATGCAGACCGGGAGGACCACTACTGGACAGGCTACTACACCTCCCGGCCCTTCTACAAGAGCCTGGACCGCGTGCTGGAGGCCCATCTCCG GGGTGCAGAGGTCCTGTACAGCCTGGCGCTGAGTCACGCCCGGCATGCTGGCCTGGACAGCAGATACCCGCTCTCGGATTACGCCCTGTTGACCGAGGCCCGGCGTGCCCTGGGGCTCTTCCAGCACCACGACGCCATCACGGGCACCGCCAAAGAGGCCGTCGTGGTGGATTACGGTGTCAG GCTGCTCCACTCCCTGGTGAACCTGAAACGCGTCATCAGCAACGCCGCGCACTACCTGGTGCTGGGCGACAAGGAGGCCTATCGCTACGACCCCGCAGGGCCCTTCCTTGGCATG GACGACATGCGCCTCAACCAGGACTCGCTGCCTGAGAAAACCGTCATCAAGTTGGACACATCGCCCAG GTTCGTGGTGCTGTTTAACCCGCTGGAACAGGAGCGGCTCAGTGTCGTCTCACTGCTGGTGAGCTCCCCGCGCGTCCGCGTGCTCTCCGAGGAGGGGCAGCCCCTGGCCGTCCAGCTCAGCGCCCAGTGGAGCTCAGCCACGGACATGGTGCCCGATGTCTACCAG GTGTCCATCATGACCCGGCTGCCAGCACTGGGCCTCAGCGTCCTGCAGTTGTACAAGTCGTTCGACAGCCACACCACGCTCATGTCGTCTGTGCACCTCCACCTGCACGGGCGTGACTTGCCAGTGCGCCCACGCGAGGTCTTCCCTGTGCGCGTGGTCCCCGCCACCTCCGACGACTTCTGCCTGGACAACCAGCACATGCAGGCCTGCTTCTCCGGCCTCACCGGCCTGCTGCAG AGCGTCCGGTGGGCCGGGGAGGAGCACAAGCTGAGCAGTGAGTTCCTCATCTATGGCACCAGGAGCGCCAAGGACAAGAGTGGGGCCTACCTCTTCCTGCCGGACGGCGACGCCAAG CCCTATGCCCCCAAGGAGCCGCCCGTGGTGCGGGTGACCGAGGGACCTTTCTTCTCGGAGGTGGCCAGCTACTACCAGCATGTGCAGCAGGTGGTGCGGCTTTACAACGTGCCAG GGGTGGAGGGCCTGTCCCTGGATCTGTCCTGCCTGGTGGACATCCGCGACCACGTCAACAAGGAGATGGCCCTGCGCCTTAGCACCAGCATCGCCAGCGAGGACACCTTCTTCACCGATCTCAACGGCTTCCAG ATCCAGCCTCGCAGGTTCCTGAAGAAGCTGCCTCTCCAGGCCAACTTCTACCCCATGCCAGCCATGGCCTACATCCAGGACAAGCAGAGCCGCCTGACCCTGCACACGGCCCAGGCCCTGGGGGTGTCCAGCCTGCGCAGTG GCCAGCTGGAGGTGATTCTGGACCGGCGCCTCATGCAGGACGACAACCGTGGCCTCGGCCAGGGGCTGAAGGACAACAAGCGAACCTGCAACCGCTTCCGCCTCCTGCTGGAGCGCCGCACCACGGCCAACAAG GTGCAGGACAGTCGTCCAATCAGCTTCCCCTCTCTGCTGAGTCACATGACCTCCATGCACCTGAACGCAGAGGTGCTGGCGATGCCGGTTACTCAGGAGAAGCCAGCGCCCCCGGCCCTAAGGTCCTTTCAGCCCTTCTCAGGCACTGTCCCCTGTGACTTCCACATCCTcaacctgcggacactgcaggcAGAG GATGAGTCGCTGCCCTCGGCGGagatggctctgatcctgcatcGCAAGGGCTTCGACTGTGGCCTGGAGGCCAAACACCTGGGCTTCAACTGCACCACCAGCCAGGGCAAG TTCTCTCTTGGGAGCCTGTTCCACGGCTTGGAGCTGGGGTTCCTGCAGCCCACCTCGCTGACACTGATGTACCCGCTGGGCGCTGCCTCCCCCAACAGCACTGTGATCCACATGGACCCCATGGAGATCGCCACCTTCCGCATCCACTTCGGGTAG